One Phocaeicola dorei genomic region harbors:
- a CDS encoding aminodeoxychorismate synthase component I: MQQYKRPEAIKRMNELAGSRKPFLFIIDYKQQCSLIEEISRIDSTRCRYNFNGVKNVDTVTESYSGRIGWNFVPMSLADYRQAFEIVKRNILAGNSYLANLTCKVPVSTNLTLEDVFRYSKALYRLWLKDKLVCFSPEIFVRIEDGEIKSFPMKGTIDATLPDAEKLLMDDPKETAEHATIVDLIRNDLSMVAEQVRVVRYRYCDRLETNKGPIFQTSSEICGVLPDDYPSHIGDIIFRLLPAGSITGAPKSKTIDIIEEAESYERGFYTGIMGYCDGRTLDSAVMIRFLEQEGENLYYKAGGGITSKSDLQSEYNEMIQKIYVPIY, translated from the coding sequence ATGCAACAATATAAAAGACCGGAAGCTATAAAACGTATGAATGAGTTGGCGGGTAGCCGGAAGCCTTTCCTTTTTATTATAGATTATAAACAGCAGTGTTCTTTGATAGAGGAAATAAGCCGGATTGATTCTACCCGTTGCCGTTATAACTTTAATGGAGTGAAAAATGTGGATACTGTAACAGAAAGTTACAGTGGGCGGATAGGCTGGAACTTTGTTCCAATGTCTTTGGCAGACTACCGGCAGGCTTTTGAAATCGTAAAACGGAATATTCTGGCAGGTAACAGCTATCTCGCTAATTTGACTTGCAAAGTTCCTGTCAGTACTAATCTTACTTTGGAGGATGTGTTCCGGTACTCCAAAGCGCTTTATAGACTTTGGTTGAAAGATAAATTGGTCTGTTTCTCACCCGAAATTTTTGTTCGTATAGAAGATGGCGAGATAAAATCTTTCCCCATGAAAGGAACGATTGACGCTACCTTACCTGATGCGGAAAAACTGTTGATGGATGATCCTAAAGAAACTGCCGAACATGCTACTATTGTAGATCTGATTCGTAATGATTTGAGTATGGTGGCGGAACAGGTGAGAGTTGTCCGGTATCGTTATTGTGACCGGCTTGAAACCAATAAGGGGCCTATCTTTCAGACAAGCTCCGAAATATGTGGTGTCTTGCCCGATGATTACCCGTCGCATATAGGAGATATTATATTTCGTTTGTTACCGGCCGGTTCCATAACTGGAGCGCCCAAATCCAAGACGATAGATATTATTGAAGAAGCGGAGAGTTATGAGCGTGGATTTTATACGGGTATAATGGGCTATTGTGACGGCAGGACTTTAGACAGTGCGGTGATGATCCGTTTTTTAGAACAGGAAGGAGAGAATCTTTATTATAAGGCGGGGGGAGGAATCACTTCAAAGAGTGATTTACAAAGTGAATATAATGAAATGATACAGAAGATTTATGTACCCATTTATTGA
- a CDS encoding aminotransferase class IV family protein, with the protein MYPFIETIRIEQGKACNLSYHNERLNNTLHHFWPDCAGIELGEYLKLTPEMSGMKCRVIYDGGGIKEISYEAYQMRPVHSLQLVYSDDIDYTYKSTDREALNRLFACRGERDDILIVRRGLLTDTSIANIALFDGKDWFTPKLPLLRGTCRTALIDSGIIKEKNIRPEELSSYSFVRLFNAMIKWGALELSTGTIYE; encoded by the coding sequence ATGTACCCATTTATTGAAACTATACGGATAGAACAAGGAAAAGCGTGTAATTTGTCTTATCATAATGAAAGACTGAACAATACCCTTCATCATTTCTGGCCAGACTGTGCCGGCATAGAATTAGGTGAATACCTGAAATTGACACCGGAGATGAGCGGAATGAAATGTAGGGTGATTTATGATGGCGGTGGAATAAAAGAAATTAGTTATGAAGCCTATCAGATGCGTCCGGTACATTCTTTGCAGTTGGTTTATTCGGATGATATAGATTATACTTATAAAAGTACAGACAGGGAAGCTTTAAACCGGCTTTTTGCCTGCCGTGGAGAACGGGATGATATTTTAATTGTCAGACGCGGACTGCTGACTGATACTTCCATAGCTAATATTGCCTTGTTTGATGGTAAGGATTGGTTTACACCTAAATTACCTTTGTTGAGAGGAACTTGCCGTACAGCATTGATTGACAGCGGAATTATAAAAGAAAAAAATATCCGGCCGGAAGAACTATCTTCTTATTCTTTTGTTAGGTTATTTAACGCTATGATTAAATGGGGAGCGTTGGAACTTTCTACCGGAACCATTTATGAATAA
- a CDS encoding MFS transporter has protein sequence MKDKLITKNYIEILAANFLLFFGFWLLMPVLPFYLAEVFDANKTTIGAVLSCYTIAALCIRPFSGYLLDTFARKPLYLLAYFTFTAIFGGYLIAGTLTLFILFRIIHGVSFGMVTVSGNTIVIDIMPSSRRGEGLGYYGLANNIAMSIGPMTGLFLHDAGADYTLIFCCSLGSCLIGFLCASLVKTTYKPPVKREPISLDRFILLKGIPAGFSLLLLSIPYGMTTNYVAMYAKQIGIQASTGFFFTFMALGMAVSRLFSGRLVDRGMVTQVIEAGLYLVCFCFFGLSSCGWLTTWSLQWTTYFLFTIALLLGIGFGTMFPAYNTLFVNLAPNNQRGTATSTYLTSWDVGIGAGMLLGGYIAEIATFKMAYLFGAALTVISLFYFRSKVAPHFHQHKLR, from the coding sequence ATGAAGGACAAGCTGATTACCAAAAATTATATAGAAATACTGGCAGCCAATTTTCTATTATTCTTTGGATTCTGGTTACTGATGCCTGTATTACCTTTCTACTTGGCGGAAGTTTTCGACGCTAACAAAACAACTATAGGGGCCGTACTTTCCTGTTACACCATTGCCGCCCTGTGCATACGGCCTTTCTCCGGCTATCTGTTAGATACCTTTGCCCGCAAACCGCTTTATCTGTTGGCTTATTTCACTTTTACCGCCATCTTCGGAGGATATCTCATTGCAGGAACACTCACCTTATTTATTTTATTCCGCATTATACACGGAGTATCGTTCGGCATGGTGACAGTCAGCGGAAATACCATTGTCATTGATATCATGCCTTCTTCACGCCGTGGGGAAGGATTAGGATATTATGGGCTGGCAAACAATATAGCCATGTCCATCGGACCGATGACCGGACTCTTCCTGCATGATGCAGGAGCAGACTATACGCTTATCTTCTGTTGCTCATTAGGTTCCTGCCTGATAGGATTTCTCTGCGCCTCATTGGTAAAGACCACCTACAAACCTCCTGTAAAACGAGAACCTATATCATTGGACCGTTTCATTTTGCTTAAAGGAATACCGGCAGGTTTCAGTTTGTTATTACTATCCATCCCTTATGGCATGACCACCAATTACGTTGCAATGTATGCCAAACAAATAGGTATCCAGGCATCTACCGGTTTCTTTTTCACCTTTATGGCATTGGGAATGGCAGTTTCCCGTCTTTTCTCCGGACGCCTGGTAGACCGGGGAATGGTTACTCAAGTTATTGAAGCCGGCCTGTATCTGGTCTGCTTCTGTTTCTTCGGTTTGAGTTCATGCGGATGGCTGACAACATGGAGTCTGCAATGGACCACTTATTTTCTGTTCACCATAGCTCTTTTACTAGGTATTGGGTTCGGAACCATGTTTCCTGCCTATAACACGCTGTTTGTGAACTTGGCCCCCAACAACCAGCGTGGTACGGCAACCAGCACCTACTTAACTTCGTGGGATGTAGGTATAGGCGCCGGCATGTTATTGGGCGGATATATAGCAGAAATAGCCACCTTCAAGATGGCTTATCTATTCGGAGCTGCACTCACTGTTATCTCGTTATTTTATTTTAGAAGCAAAGTGGCCCCTCACTTCCACCAACATAAGTTGCGCTAA
- the pheS gene encoding phenylalanine--tRNA ligase subunit alpha: protein MLAKIEQLLQEIEGLQAANAEELEALRIKYLSKKGAINELMADFRNVPAEQKKEVGMKLNELKNKAQERIATLKEVFETQDNGAAEMDLTRTAYPIELGTRHPLSIVKNEIIDIFHRLGFSIADGPEIEDDLHVFTAMNFAEDHPARDMQDTFFIEASQEDVKKNIVLRTHTSSVQARAMEHSQPPIRIICPGRVYRNEAISYRAHAFFHQVEALYIDKNVSFTDLKQVLLLFAKEMFGEDTQIRLRPSYFPFTEPSAEMDISCNICGGKGCPFCKGTGWVEILGCGMVDPNVLEANGIDSKVYSGYALGMGIERITNLKYRVNDLRLFSENDTRFLKEFEAAN, encoded by the coding sequence ATGTTAGCTAAAATAGAACAATTACTTCAGGAAATTGAAGGCTTGCAAGCAGCCAATGCGGAAGAATTGGAAGCCTTGCGCATTAAATATCTTAGCAAAAAAGGAGCGATTAATGAGTTGATGGCAGACTTCCGCAACGTACCTGCCGAGCAGAAAAAAGAGGTGGGCATGAAACTGAACGAGCTGAAAAACAAGGCTCAGGAACGTATCGCTACATTGAAAGAAGTTTTTGAAACCCAAGATAACGGTGCCGCCGAAATGGATCTTACGCGTACGGCTTATCCCATCGAACTGGGAACACGCCACCCGCTGAGCATTGTAAAAAATGAAATTATTGATATATTCCATCGACTGGGCTTCAGCATTGCCGACGGTCCCGAAATAGAAGACGACTTGCACGTATTCACTGCCATGAATTTTGCCGAAGACCATCCTGCACGTGATATGCAAGATACTTTCTTCATCGAAGCCAGTCAGGAAGATGTGAAAAAGAACATCGTGCTTCGCACTCACACTTCTTCCGTACAGGCAAGAGCTATGGAACATTCGCAACCTCCTATCCGCATCATCTGTCCGGGACGTGTATACCGCAATGAAGCGATCAGTTATCGTGCCCATGCATTCTTCCATCAAGTGGAAGCACTCTACATTGACAAGAATGTATCATTCACTGATTTAAAGCAGGTATTGCTATTGTTTGCCAAAGAAATGTTCGGCGAAGATACTCAAATCCGTTTGCGTCCGTCCTATTTCCCGTTCACCGAACCAAGTGCCGAAATGGATATCAGTTGCAATATTTGCGGCGGAAAAGGTTGTCCGTTCTGTAAAGGCACAGGCTGGGTGGAAATTCTGGGATGTGGTATGGTGGATCCGAATGTATTGGAAGCCAACGGCATTGACAGCAAAGTTTACTCAGGCTATGCGCTAGGTATGGGTATTGAACGCATCACCAACTTGAAATATCGTGTAAACGATTTACGATTATTCTCTGAAAACGATACTCGCTTCTTGAAAGAATTCGAAGCAGCCAATTAA
- a CDS encoding DUF4348 domain-containing protein, producing MRKLIIGVCLLMLISSCGGGKKKMDPFETLTEEIDSLTAPPDTTEAMAAVEEEPMVPATADESFADFFYNFASDEKLQLSRIVFPLPYYTMEKKEHIEKDQWKHDPLFSRQDAYTVLFDKAEDMEMEKDTGLTSVKIEWIYLKKGKIKRYYFERLKGLWKLEAIDFADMPREDTGKEDFFEFYERFANDSVFQLSRLHEPLKFVTADPEDEFQILETTLEAGQWFAFQPVLPRENLTNVNYGQNENVHSNTKVIEMKGFGNGFNNTLYFERRHGLWKLMQFEDLSD from the coding sequence ATGAGAAAACTAATAATCGGAGTTTGTCTGCTTATGCTGATAAGCTCCTGTGGAGGTGGAAAAAAGAAAATGGACCCCTTCGAGACGCTTACTGAGGAGATTGATTCGCTGACTGCACCCCCGGACACAACAGAAGCGATGGCTGCGGTAGAGGAAGAACCAATGGTTCCCGCTACGGCCGACGAAAGTTTTGCCGACTTTTTCTACAATTTTGCCAGTGATGAAAAGTTACAATTGTCACGCATCGTGTTCCCTTTGCCGTATTATACAATGGAAAAGAAAGAGCACATTGAAAAGGACCAATGGAAACACGATCCTTTATTCAGCCGGCAAGATGCCTATACAGTTCTGTTCGATAAGGCGGAAGATATGGAAATGGAGAAAGATACGGGGCTTACCAGTGTCAAGATAGAATGGATTTACTTGAAGAAGGGAAAAATCAAGCGGTATTATTTTGAGCGTCTGAAGGGGCTGTGGAAACTGGAAGCCATAGATTTCGCGGATATGCCGAGAGAGGATACCGGTAAGGAGGACTTCTTTGAGTTTTATGAACGTTTTGCCAATGATTCTGTTTTCCAGTTGTCACGTTTGCACGAACCGTTGAAGTTTGTGACTGCTGATCCCGAAGACGAGTTTCAGATACTGGAAACGACTTTGGAGGCCGGACAATGGTTCGCATTCCAGCCTGTGTTGCCTCGTGAGAATTTGACAAATGTGAACTATGGCCAGAACGAGAATGTGCATTCCAATACGAAAGTGATTGAAATGAAAGGTTTTGGCAATGGATTTAATAATACGCTCTATTTTGAACGGCGGCACGGTCTATGGAAACTGATGCAGTTTGAGGATCTGAGCGATTGA
- the murB gene encoding UDP-N-acetylmuramate dehydrogenase, whose amino-acid sequence MKEIKDYSLLPHNTFGMDVKASLFVEYESVTELQSILSDKNLMAGNWLHIGGGSNLLFKGDYAGTVLHSAIRGYEVVTENEQEIEVRAGAGEVWDDFVAYTVKNSWYGAENLSLIPGEVGASAVQNIGAYGVEAKDLIVSVETVEVETGRKRIFTKEECRYAYRESIFKKDLKGKYIVTYVTYRLSKQPVFNLEYGNVRGELEKRGGEVALENVRKVIIAVREAKLPDPRVQGNAGSFFMNPIVPRRQFEIVQQQYPDMPHYEVDGNRVKIPAAWMIDRCGWKGKQIGRAGVHSKQALVLVNCGGATGDEVIALARRIQESVLQKFGVAISPEVNFI is encoded by the coding sequence ATGAAGGAAATAAAAGACTATTCTCTGTTGCCTCATAATACATTTGGTATGGATGTGAAGGCATCTTTGTTTGTGGAATATGAATCGGTGACAGAGCTGCAATCCATCTTGTCGGATAAAAACCTGATGGCCGGTAACTGGTTGCATATCGGCGGAGGAAGCAATTTGCTTTTTAAAGGTGATTATGCAGGGACTGTCCTGCATTCGGCTATCCGGGGGTATGAGGTGGTTACTGAAAACGAACAGGAAATAGAGGTAAGGGCAGGAGCCGGTGAGGTGTGGGATGATTTTGTGGCATATACCGTGAAGAACAGTTGGTATGGTGCTGAAAATCTGTCATTGATTCCCGGTGAAGTGGGTGCTTCTGCCGTTCAGAATATCGGTGCGTATGGTGTTGAGGCAAAAGATTTGATTGTAAGTGTGGAAACCGTCGAGGTGGAAACCGGCAGGAAACGGATTTTTACCAAAGAGGAATGCCGTTATGCTTATCGTGAAAGCATTTTCAAGAAAGATTTGAAAGGTAAATATATAGTGACTTACGTCACTTATCGTTTAAGTAAGCAGCCGGTTTTTAATCTGGAGTATGGAAATGTGCGTGGCGAATTGGAAAAGCGAGGAGGTGAGGTGGCATTGGAGAATGTAAGGAAGGTGATTATTGCCGTGCGTGAAGCCAAGTTGCCCGATCCCCGGGTGCAGGGAAATGCCGGAAGTTTCTTTATGAATCCGATTGTTCCACGCAGGCAGTTTGAAATAGTACAGCAACAGTATCCTGATATGCCACATTATGAAGTGGATGGCAATCGGGTGAAGATTCCTGCTGCATGGATGATAGACCGTTGCGGCTGGAAAGGCAAACAAATAGGGCGCGCGGGTGTTCATTCTAAACAGGCGTTGGTCTTGGTGAACTGTGGAGGCGCTACGGGAGATGAAGTGATTGCTCTTGCCAGACGGATACAGGAGTCTGTGCTTCAAAAGTTCGGGGTAGCTATCTCTCCCGAAGTGAATTTTATATAA
- a CDS encoding MBL fold metallo-hydrolase has protein sequence MKITILGSGTSTGVPEIGCKCPVCTSSDPRDNRLRCSGLIETEGLRILIDCGPDFREQMIRLNDFKPLDGVLITHEHYDHVGGLDDLRPFCRFRDVPVYAEQYTAERLRQRIPYCFAEHLYPGVPRITLEEIVPGSPFIIGNPEGNKVEVTPLRVMHGKLPILGYRIGKMAWITDMLTMPGAEYDLLQGLDVLVMNALRPQPHHTHQNLKEALDNAQRIGAGETYFIHMSHHMGLHADAERLLPPHVHFAYDGMRISL, from the coding sequence ATGAAGATTACAATACTAGGCAGCGGAACGTCTACGGGAGTACCCGAAATAGGGTGCAAATGTCCGGTATGTACCAGCAGCGATCCCCGGGACAACCGTTTGCGTTGTTCGGGACTGATAGAAACGGAAGGGCTCCGGATTCTGATAGATTGTGGTCCTGATTTCCGTGAACAGATGATACGGTTGAACGATTTCAAACCGTTGGACGGTGTTTTGATTACTCACGAACACTATGACCATGTAGGAGGCTTGGATGATTTGCGTCCTTTCTGTCGTTTTCGTGATGTGCCGGTTTATGCCGAACAATATACAGCAGAGCGTTTACGCCAGCGTATTCCTTATTGTTTTGCCGAACATCTTTATCCGGGAGTTCCCCGTATTACATTAGAGGAAATTGTTCCCGGTTCTCCTTTTATTATCGGCAATCCCGAAGGAAACAAAGTAGAAGTGACACCTCTTCGGGTAATGCATGGCAAATTGCCCATTTTGGGATACCGTATCGGCAAGATGGCATGGATTACCGATATGCTGACGATGCCCGGGGCTGAATATGATTTGTTGCAAGGACTGGATGTGTTGGTAATGAATGCATTGCGTCCCCAGCCTCACCATACCCACCAGAATTTGAAGGAGGCTTTGGACAATGCACAAAGAATAGGAGCCGGGGAAACTTATTTTATTCACATGAGTCATCATATGGGATTACATGCTGATGCTGAACGGTTATTGCCGCCGCATGTGCATTTTGCATACGATGGAATGAGAATTAGTTTATAA
- the nth gene encoding endonuclease III, which yields MKKQELYNKVIAYFQETIPVAETELHYNNPFELLIAVILSAQCTDKRVNMITPPLYRDFPTPEALAASTPEVIYEYIRSVSYPNNKAKHLVGMAQMLVKDFHSEVPGTLEELIKLPGVGRKTANVIQSVVFNKAAMAVDTHVFRVSHRIGLVPQTCTTPLATEKYLMKYIPKEIVPTAHHWLILHGRYVCMARTPKCSECGLNGLCRYSLKPAL from the coding sequence ATGAAAAAACAAGAACTTTATAACAAGGTGATCGCTTATTTTCAAGAAACGATACCTGTTGCCGAAACTGAACTTCATTACAATAACCCATTCGAGTTGTTGATAGCCGTTATCCTGAGTGCACAATGCACGGACAAACGGGTAAATATGATCACCCCTCCTCTTTACCGGGATTTCCCGACTCCTGAGGCACTGGCCGCTTCGACGCCGGAAGTGATTTATGAATACATACGGAGTGTAAGTTATCCCAACAACAAGGCAAAACATCTAGTAGGCATGGCGCAAATGCTGGTGAAGGATTTTCATAGCGAAGTACCGGGAACATTGGAAGAACTGATTAAACTGCCGGGAGTGGGACGCAAGACGGCTAATGTCATTCAAAGTGTAGTATTCAACAAAGCGGCCATGGCAGTAGATACACATGTGTTCCGCGTGAGCCACCGCATCGGACTGGTTCCTCAAACCTGCACCACACCGCTGGCTACCGAGAAATATCTGATGAAGTATATTCCGAAGGAGATTGTGCCCACCGCACATCATTGGCTTATTTTACACGGAAGATATGTTTGTATGGCACGGACACCGAAATGTTCGGAATGCGGATTGAACGGATTGTGCCGGTATTCGTTGAAACCGGCTTTATAA
- a CDS encoding dimethylarginine dimethylaminohydrolase family protein, whose amino-acid sequence MQLNVKNETSTLKAVVLGQPGSIGKVPTLEETYDAKSYESVLHNIYPHEEDIFKEMRCFESVLLKYGVQVYRPWTLENCNQVFARDVGFVIDDKIIVSNIIPNREDEKEAYEVVYNQIAYNKIFNLPEKAHVEGGDVVLYNNIVFVGLYTQPDYPQMKTARTNRYAFSFLKEICPGKIFIPLELKKHNTDPRAGILHLDCTFMPVGKGHAIIYKDGFMYPQDYHTLLDLFGRENVFEITREEMYYMNTNVFSISPEVVVSEKNFIRLNTFMEEVWGMTVERVPYYEISKMGGLLRCSTLPLIREND is encoded by the coding sequence ATGCAGCTTAACGTAAAGAATGAAACTTCTACATTGAAAGCTGTGGTGCTTGGACAACCCGGTTCCATAGGGAAGGTCCCCACGCTGGAAGAAACTTATGACGCCAAGTCATACGAGTCCGTATTGCATAACATATATCCCCATGAAGAAGATATTTTCAAAGAGATGAGATGCTTTGAAAGCGTATTGTTGAAATATGGGGTACAGGTCTATCGCCCGTGGACACTGGAGAATTGTAATCAGGTGTTTGCCCGTGATGTGGGGTTTGTGATTGACGACAAGATTATTGTTTCCAACATCATCCCCAACAGGGAAGATGAGAAGGAAGCTTACGAAGTGGTCTATAATCAGATAGCTTATAACAAGATTTTCAACCTTCCCGAAAAGGCGCACGTAGAGGGAGGTGATGTGGTGCTTTACAATAATATTGTGTTTGTAGGCCTTTATACCCAGCCCGATTATCCGCAGATGAAGACGGCACGTACCAACCGATATGCTTTTTCCTTTCTGAAAGAAATCTGTCCGGGGAAGATATTCATCCCCTTGGAGCTGAAAAAACATAATACAGATCCACGTGCGGGGATTCTGCATCTGGATTGTACCTTTATGCCGGTAGGGAAAGGGCATGCGATTATTTATAAGGACGGATTTATGTATCCTCAGGATTATCATACTCTGCTCGATTTGTTCGGCAGGGAGAATGTATTTGAAATAACGCGGGAAGAGATGTACTATATGAATACGAATGTCTTTTCCATCTCTCCTGAGGTGGTGGTTTCTGAAAAGAACTTTATCCGCCTGAATACCTTTATGGAAGAGGTATGGGGAATGACGGTAGAGCGTGTACCTTATTATGAAATATCTAAGATGGGCGGACTGTTGCGCTGCTCCACCTTACCATTAATCCGAGAAAATGACTAA
- the ctlX gene encoding citrulline utilization hydrolase CtlX — translation MTKQTTNHILMVEPVAFGFNEETAANNYFQQRTVAAGETVQACALKEFRGMVDKLRANSIEVIVVQDTPIPHTPDSIFPNNWVSFHDDGTVVLYPMFAENRRAERRADILQRIESEGFSIRRKVDYTGFEEENRFLEGTGGIILDRVNRYAYAALSQRVDEALLGRFCKEQNFIPVPFRAYQTVNGQRLPIYHTNVMMCVATDYAVVCLDSIDDVEEREQVCHILRQTGKEIIAISEEQMHHFAGNMLQVENGKGALFLVMSQSAYDSLDEGQLQRLSKYNALLPMPIPTIETLGGGSARCMMAEIFLKKEKH, via the coding sequence ATGACTAAACAAACAACAAACCACATTTTGATGGTGGAACCCGTAGCCTTCGGGTTCAATGAAGAAACAGCGGCCAACAATTATTTCCAGCAGCGGACAGTTGCGGCAGGTGAGACAGTACAAGCTTGTGCCTTGAAGGAATTTCGGGGCATGGTGGATAAGTTGCGTGCAAACAGCATAGAGGTAATAGTGGTGCAGGATACCCCGATACCTCATACTCCGGATTCCATATTTCCGAACAACTGGGTGTCCTTTCACGACGACGGAACGGTGGTGCTGTATCCTATGTTTGCGGAAAACCGCAGGGCGGAAAGACGGGCGGATATCTTGCAGCGGATAGAGTCGGAGGGGTTCAGCATCCGTCGGAAGGTAGATTATACAGGTTTTGAGGAAGAAAACCGCTTCCTGGAGGGGACCGGGGGAATCATTCTGGACCGAGTGAACCGTTATGCATACGCGGCTTTGTCGCAACGGGTGGACGAAGCATTATTGGGTCGGTTCTGCAAGGAACAGAACTTTATTCCAGTGCCCTTTCGCGCCTATCAGACTGTAAACGGACAACGTCTGCCCATTTATCATACCAACGTCATGATGTGTGTGGCAACAGATTATGCGGTCGTTTGTCTGGACAGCATTGATGACGTGGAAGAGCGTGAGCAGGTTTGCCACATCTTGCGGCAGACAGGGAAAGAAATCATCGCCATCTCCGAGGAACAGATGCATCACTTTGCCGGAAATATGCTTCAGGTGGAGAACGGGAAAGGTGCATTGTTTCTAGTGATGTCTCAAAGTGCTTACGATTCGTTGGATGAAGGCCAGTTACAACGGCTGTCTAAGTATAACGCGTTGCTTCCCATGCCCATCCCTACCATTGAAACGCTGGGAGGAGGAAGTGCCCGTTGCATGATGGCGGAAATATTCTTGAAGAAAGAAAAACATTAA
- the rocD gene encoding ornithine--oxo-acid transaminase, whose translation MDAKLSAAQLMELENKHGAHNYHPVPVVLDKGEGVFVWDVEGKKYYDFLSAYSAVNQGHCHPRIIDTLVKQARKLTLTSRAFYNSQLGRYEEFVTRYFGYDKVLPMNTGAEAVETALKLCRKWAYEVKKLPKDTAEIVVCRNNFHGRTTTIVSFSIDPDAYNNYGPFTPGFVVIPYNDAEALAKVLDEHPHVAGFLVEPIQGEAGAYVPDEGYLKKCYDLCRAHNVLFIADEVQTGIARTGKLLACDYENVHPDILILGKALSGGACPVSAVLSCNEVMDVIRPGQHGSTFGGNPIAAAVAVTALEVVRDEQLADRAYRLGLIFREEMRKLCETSRVASFVRGKGLLNALIINNDETKDLAWEICLKLAENGLLAKPTHTNIIRFAPPLVITEEQLKECIEIIKKTIALFE comes from the coding sequence ATGGATGCAAAATTATCGGCAGCTCAATTAATGGAGCTTGAGAACAAACATGGAGCACACAATTATCATCCTGTTCCTGTGGTATTGGATAAAGGAGAAGGTGTGTTTGTATGGGATGTGGAAGGAAAGAAATATTATGATTTCCTTTCCGCTTATTCGGCGGTGAACCAAGGACATTGTCATCCGCGTATTATTGATACGTTGGTAAAACAGGCGCGAAAGCTGACTTTGACTTCACGCGCTTTTTATAACAGCCAGTTGGGACGGTATGAAGAATTTGTCACCCGTTATTTCGGATATGACAAGGTTTTACCGATGAATACGGGAGCCGAGGCGGTAGAAACCGCATTGAAGCTTTGCCGCAAATGGGCGTATGAAGTAAAAAAGCTTCCCAAGGATACGGCGGAAATCGTTGTATGCCGGAATAATTTTCATGGGCGTACTACCACTATCGTTTCTTTCTCCATTGATCCGGACGCTTACAATAACTACGGACCTTTTACTCCCGGCTTTGTTGTGATTCCTTACAATGATGCCGAAGCGCTGGCGAAAGTGCTGGACGAACATCCCCATGTGGCCGGATTCCTGGTTGAGCCCATTCAGGGAGAAGCAGGTGCTTATGTACCCGATGAGGGGTATTTGAAAAAATGTTACGACTTGTGTCGTGCCCACAATGTACTTTTTATAGCCGATGAAGTGCAGACCGGCATTGCCCGTACAGGCAAATTGCTGGCTTGTGACTATGAGAATGTTCATCCGGATATCCTGATTTTGGGAAAGGCTTTATCGGGTGGGGCCTGTCCTGTTTCTGCAGTATTATCATGCAATGAAGTGATGGATGTTATCCGTCCGGGACAACATGGTTCCACTTTTGGCGGAAATCCTATTGCTGCGGCAGTGGCTGTTACGGCACTGGAGGTGGTACGGGACGAACAGTTGGCGGACAGGGCATACAGACTGGGATTGATATTCCGGGAAGAGATGAGAAAACTGTGTGAAACATCTCGTGTGGCTTCTTTTGTCCGGGGCAAGGGATTGTTAAATGCGTTGATAATCAATAATGATGAAACGAAGGATTTGGCGTGGGAAATTTGCTTGAAATTGGCCGAAAACGGTTTGCTGGCCAAACCGACACATACGAATATTATTCGTTTTGCTCCGCCATTGGTGATTACAGAGGAACAGTTAAAGGAGTGTATCGAAATTATAAAGAAGACGATTGCCCTGTTTGAATAA